The genomic segment ttaacattttttaaagttaacttaacagttaatccgttaatagaaatgttaacttcgttaattaacgattaacggattaacgagttaatgcccagctatgtcaAGGACAACCATacaaactaaatacctaaacataggtaaaaataaagaaaattattatactAAAGTACTTATTGTTTCTTTCCAAATACAAGTAAACGGGTGAGCATACTTGTAATGCATGGAACTTGTTTTTGCTGgtgcatcatcatcatatcagggGTGTTAGATTCATAATCCAAAGCAACTTTTTGACAAACAAATGTCAAGAGTGTCAGTATGTTTTGTTCGGTTCCATTATAACGCAACTCTTCACATAAAGCCTGCATGAACCAGGATCCGCGGGTAGTGTTTCTCCAAGAATAGTATCCAGGAACAGTAGAGTATACAATGAGGAAGTCAGCATGTATAGGAATTCTGTATTGCGTATTAGATGATCCATCCGTCTCTGTGCGGTTGACCAAGGTTATTCCTCCATCCAATTTATCACCCTGGCAAGCTTGAATGAAAAACAGTTTGGGTTTGCCTGCTAATGTAGGACATTTATCAGCAGTAAAATAGTACCACAAGTTATCTGGTTTGTAGTGAGTATCTTTTGCATAGAGCATGCCTAGTTCTCCGTGAGTTAGGACTGCGATAAGCAAACAATCTGAATCAGAGTGGTCCATCTCTGCGGTTTGTTTGATGTAACTGTTAATATCTTCAGACTTCTTATTGTGGAAGACAGTTACAGTGAAACCCAAACTCTTAAGCACTTTTGCAAGGTTATCGCTGTCTACGTTGGTGCCTGTGCGAGGCTTCAAGCTATGGATGTCGAAGTGCTCGTGGTTGAAAATGATTGCCATACCTCGATTCTTGTGGTTCATGTTGTAGTAAGGAGCATTTCTATCGACGGGCATCTTCGCGAAGCGAGTTCTGTCCGAAGACCCATGTCTTCCCGATGCGTCGCCTTCATCGCCACCTCCGTTTTCTCTTTGTTCGGGCTCAGCAGCACCATTGTTTTTTTGGATTTCATCGTCCGACATTTCTTACGGGTGTATGAAAAATTATGGTTGAACTAATAAATCCCTTTTAATTTAATAGGATCAGTCTTTGCAGAgcttttagtaaataaaaataatagagtAAAATGTAAAACACGACAATACACACACGACGTCGTTACAAGTTGACAGAAAActgcatagagaaaagtaatacattgGAAAACTGCAAAAACAATGATGCGCAGTGTGACCACTTTTTCATCAGATAATCTACCAAAACCGAtgctcaaatctaccaaaatctaccaagacctatttaaaattctacttaaattctaccacataaaataaaacatataatttgaacaaattaaagtatttctatttatttatcatcatcattatagtctttttttaacatttttatataattttttgtcatttttcatTACTTGTAGCATAGATGCTTCAGGTTTAAAATTTGTGCAATTTCCAgcgctctttataatattagtatagataattataacacttttaaaattagtactatttaataatgcttgtgttatgggtgctagcttaacggatatactacttatatactttttttttaaatacatacatttatacatagtaacacccagacccgtcacagaaattaaaattcatcatttcaatttctgcccggccgggaatcgaacccgggacctctcggcaaagtagtccgctctgaaccactacaccaaacggccgaccatACCAACCAACCTTAATacaagttttaagtttaatttcattgataaataaaagtacttcttaaaaataaaccctTGGTTTGaacgtttgaatttttttatgttGATATTAACAACACTAGCCAATATGTggcaacatttgtgtgcattgaATTGAACTGTCAAGTTAGTTCGCCTTCATATAGTGACCATAAACGGACCCTAAAGTTCTTTTTTTCTGGCCTGGATTCTCGGCtcggttacaatttaattttggactaccatttatagcaatgttctaaaaataccaattatctaccaaaatctactaaacgatttcgcactactaaatcatcgttctctttgcctcaaatctaccaaaaaagtAGAAATCTACTAAAAGTGGTCACGCTGATGATGCGCGCAAAATTCGATGCTACATGATAGGGTTGGGAAATATTAATCGATTCCATCAGTATTCAattgaaataactaaataatGTCTAATAAAAATTTGTCACCACAGCAATGATTATTTTCGGTTTTCTGCTAAAAATTGGAAAGAAAAGATGCCATTCCCTACTTTTCTTCGTATTTTTGAGTCATCAACTTCATCAAGCATCTTGCACAATCATGAATATTAGgccttaaaaaaaaattacaactgCCATCTAGCGATGAGTAGTCTGAACAGCCTTAACATAAAAATACCAACAGATGGCAgcacttttttaatttcttgactagcgatttttttatttcatttaaacttATCGTGGTAAACGTAGAAATCGAAGAGTATATTTTTCGTAGCAACGATAGGTCTCAATCAATATTTATAATCGTAACgttatttattcaataaactATCTGCTGTCCAATTTTAAGCCGTCCAAGGTAGATTGCTTCAAAAGCCTGAGCCAATATTTTTAAGCACGTTAATCTAacacctacctacattattacTAAGTTAATTAATAACCTATCTAGGCTTATAATTTTAACCGATTCCAAACACTGCGTATACATggtggccagggagttgacgATCAAAgctaaaaaaactcattttatttttgcaaataggcttttagaaagcacttttacacctCCCTAtattgagaagaagcagcgcaagaaactcagt from the Ostrinia nubilalis chromosome 5, ilOstNubi1.1, whole genome shotgun sequence genome contains:
- the LOC135071740 gene encoding caspase-1-like, translating into MSDDEIQKNNGAAEPEQRENGGGDEGDASGRHGSSDRTRFAKMPVDRNAPYYNMNHKNRGMAIIFNHEHFDIHSLKPRTGTNVDSDNLAKVLKSLGFTVTVFHNKKSEDINSYIKQTAEMDHSDSDCLLIAVLTHGELGMLYAKDTHYKPDNLWYYFTADKCPTLAGKPKLFFIQACQGDKLDGGITLVNRTETDGSSNTQYRIPIHADFLIVYSTVPGYYSWRNTTRGSWFMQALCEELRYNGTEQNILTLLTFVCQKVALDYESNTPDMMMMHQQKQVPCITSMLTRLLVFGKKQ